A single genomic interval of Streptomyces sp. 1222.5 harbors:
- a CDS encoding RNase A-like domain-containing protein produces MRTRTATYPDRETARWATQHVVNRNEQVVHRWLAQSTRRRLTIEAAWPSREEPVGRVLLQAMMLAGRDAVDVRAARVVLRREPSAEHGFAVHASFPVYL; encoded by the coding sequence GTGCGCACCCGCACCGCCACCTACCCCGACCGGGAGACCGCCCGGTGGGCGACCCAGCACGTGGTCAACCGCAACGAACAGGTCGTCCACCGCTGGCTGGCGCAGTCCACCCGGCGGCGGCTGACGATCGAGGCGGCCTGGCCGTCCCGGGAGGAGCCCGTCGGCAGGGTGCTGCTGCAGGCCATGATGCTGGCCGGTCGCGATGCCGTCGACGTGCGGGCCGCCCGGGTCGTACTGCGCCGCGAGCCGTCCGCCGAGCACGGGTTCGCCGTGCACGCCAGCTTCCCCGTCTACCTGTGA
- a CDS encoding RNase A-like domain-containing protein has product MAEKRPTDEQRSKERAEARTRSPKSSGGGFDVQPPHLYYTALVVRDGQFDYHKGATALTEVLNKYSQSAGAGWGADAFAAAYKSVAEKFLQLWARSLVSVGGVAVGLTDTANKYVQADWQARRMYGPPPVSKTPPAVIEKPPRYGPVNDIKWSGTGEDADSSEIAGILGEIPDFLADVIRPAIEHGLRLGKMHEITPGCRDEEFKDMATAWGAAQKAAKGASDDFNGAIKFISNNKGNDEWQGAMKAFCQTIWGTTEWGRTYDKQMQRVSIGRSWNTDRKVVPAKRRPIIDILQETATAVQKELDDLAGVAVTTRETTTRLGKEAAKATVRDLTTGLDPFEMTRLAATMAFGEIVMTFRSHMDKAAANAAVEKYHQAFSDAAGKLNELEPELDEALLSVPTFAAEEARAEGYGARSLNDFKKEHSWQRPESPVPYKYSLDLATEEELYGAHSVDKHVGLTDMQLTQRLRDQATGAGVPQIPAASSFTDLESAQNYTQYNIRSNSGEIDKWLKGPPSPGDTEDFSVGAVDTGNHALPVVTGRTAQVVNDHPTPPKDAHGVLTVLKYEPNLDPPFVVYTSMPK; this is encoded by the coding sequence ATGGCGGAGAAGCGGCCCACCGACGAGCAGCGCAGCAAGGAGCGGGCCGAGGCCCGGACCCGCTCACCCAAGTCGAGCGGCGGTGGATTTGATGTACAGCCGCCACATCTGTATTACACCGCCCTCGTGGTGCGCGACGGGCAGTTCGACTACCACAAGGGCGCCACGGCGCTGACCGAAGTGCTGAACAAGTACAGCCAGTCCGCGGGCGCAGGCTGGGGCGCGGACGCCTTCGCCGCCGCGTACAAGAGCGTGGCCGAGAAGTTCCTCCAGCTCTGGGCCAGGAGCCTGGTCAGCGTCGGCGGTGTCGCCGTCGGCCTGACGGACACGGCGAACAAGTACGTCCAGGCCGACTGGCAGGCGCGCAGGATGTACGGCCCGCCGCCCGTGTCGAAGACGCCGCCCGCCGTCATCGAGAAGCCGCCCAGGTACGGCCCGGTCAACGACATCAAGTGGTCCGGTACCGGCGAGGACGCGGACTCCTCGGAGATCGCCGGAATCCTCGGCGAGATCCCGGACTTCCTCGCCGATGTGATCCGGCCGGCCATCGAGCACGGCCTGAGGCTCGGCAAGATGCACGAAATCACGCCGGGGTGCCGCGACGAGGAGTTCAAGGACATGGCCACCGCCTGGGGCGCGGCCCAGAAGGCGGCCAAGGGTGCGTCCGACGACTTCAACGGCGCCATCAAGTTCATCAGCAACAACAAGGGCAACGACGAGTGGCAGGGCGCCATGAAGGCCTTCTGCCAGACCATTTGGGGCACCACCGAATGGGGCCGGACCTACGACAAGCAGATGCAGCGGGTCTCCATCGGCCGTAGCTGGAACACGGACCGCAAGGTGGTGCCCGCGAAGCGGCGTCCCATCATCGACATCCTCCAGGAGACGGCGACCGCCGTGCAGAAGGAGCTGGACGACCTGGCCGGCGTGGCGGTCACCACCAGGGAGACCACCACCCGGCTCGGTAAGGAGGCGGCGAAGGCCACGGTCAGGGACCTGACCACGGGCCTCGACCCGTTCGAGATGACGCGGCTCGCGGCGACCATGGCGTTCGGCGAGATCGTGATGACGTTCCGGTCGCACATGGACAAGGCGGCAGCGAACGCGGCGGTCGAGAAGTATCACCAGGCCTTCAGCGACGCCGCCGGCAAGCTGAACGAACTGGAGCCCGAGCTGGACGAGGCCCTGCTCAGCGTGCCGACGTTCGCGGCGGAGGAGGCGCGTGCGGAGGGGTACGGAGCGCGCTCCCTCAATGATTTCAAGAAGGAGCACAGCTGGCAGCGGCCGGAGAGTCCGGTCCCGTACAAGTACAGCCTTGACCTCGCGACCGAGGAGGAGCTGTACGGCGCGCACAGCGTCGACAAGCACGTCGGCCTGACGGACATGCAGCTGACGCAGCGATTGCGGGACCAAGCCACTGGAGCCGGTGTGCCGCAGATCCCTGCCGCGTCGTCCTTCACCGACCTGGAGTCGGCCCAGAACTACACACAGTACAACATTCGAAGTAATTCGGGAGAGATCGACAAGTGGCTCAAAGGCCCTCCGAGTCCGGGTGATACGGAGGACTTCTCGGTGGGAGCGGTCGACACCGGGAATCACGCCCTTCCGGTCGTGACCGGGCGCACGGCGCAAGTGGTGAACGATCATCCGACGCCGCCGAAGGACGCTCACGGTGTCCTCACGGTGCTCAAGTACGAGCCAAACTTGGACCCGCCCTTCGTCGTTTACACGTCCATGCCCAAGTGA